A window of Shewanella mesophila contains these coding sequences:
- the ychF gene encoding redox-regulated ATPase YchF — MGFKCGIVGLPNVGKSTLFNALTKAGIEASNFPFCTIEPNTGVVPVPDPRLESLAEIVKPERILPTTMEFVDIAGLVAGASKGEGLGNKFLANIRETDAIGHVVRCFEDDNIVHVANKVSPASDIEVINTELALADLDSCERAILRQQKRAKGGDQEAKFEVSVLEKMRPVLDEGHMLRSMDLSKEELAAVGYLNFLTLKPTMYIANVAEDGFENNPHLDTVREIAAKENAVVVAVCAAIESELAEMDAEDRQEFMADLGLEEPGLDRVIRAGYELLDLHTYFTAGVKEVRAWTVRVGASAPQAAGVIHTDFERGFIRAQVMSYDDFIAYKGEAGAKEAGKLRVEGKTYIVKDGDVMHFLFNV, encoded by the coding sequence ATGGGTTTTAAATGTGGCATCGTTGGCCTACCAAACGTAGGTAAATCGACACTGTTCAATGCACTAACCAAAGCGGGCATCGAAGCGTCTAACTTTCCGTTTTGTACAATTGAACCAAATACTGGTGTTGTGCCTGTGCCTGATCCACGATTGGAGTCGTTGGCCGAAATCGTTAAGCCTGAGCGTATTTTACCAACCACCATGGAATTTGTTGATATTGCAGGTCTTGTGGCTGGTGCATCTAAAGGTGAAGGTTTAGGTAACAAGTTCCTTGCTAATATTCGTGAAACCGATGCCATTGGTCATGTTGTTCGCTGCTTTGAAGATGACAATATCGTTCACGTTGCCAATAAAGTCTCACCTGCCAGTGATATTGAAGTGATCAACACTGAGCTAGCGCTTGCTGATTTAGATTCATGTGAGCGTGCAATTCTTCGCCAGCAAAAACGTGCGAAAGGCGGCGACCAAGAAGCTAAATTCGAAGTTAGCGTACTAGAGAAAATGCGCCCAGTGTTGGATGAAGGTCATATGCTTCGTTCGATGGATCTGAGTAAAGAGGAGTTAGCCGCAGTAGGTTATCTTAACTTCCTTACGCTAAAACCAACCATGTATATTGCTAACGTGGCAGAAGATGGGTTTGAAAATAATCCACATCTTGATACTGTTCGAGAGATCGCTGCCAAAGAAAACGCAGTTGTAGTTGCCGTTTGCGCGGCAATTGAATCTGAGCTTGCTGAGATGGACGCTGAAGATCGCCAAGAGTTTATGGCTGATCTTGGTTTAGAAGAGCCCGGTCTCGATCGCGTTATTCGTGCTGGCTATGAATTACTCGACTTACACACTTACTTTACCGCTGGTGTAAAAGAAGTGCGCGCTTGGACTGTTCGAGTGGGTGCAAGTGCGCCTCAGGCCGCTGGCGTCATTCATACCGATTTCGAACGTGGTTTCATTCGTGCACAGGTGATGTCTTATGATGACTTCATCGCATATAAAGGTGAAGCTGGCGCGAAAGAAGCCGGTAAATTACGCGTTGAAGGAAAAACATATATCGTTAAAGATGGCGATGTAATGCACTTCCTATTTAACGTGTGA
- a CDS encoding ribose-phosphate pyrophosphokinase gives MPDIKLFAGNATPSLAKKIADRLFCKLGDAEVGVFSDGEISVQINENVRGADVFIIQSTCAPTNDNLMELIVMVDALRRASAGRITAVIPYFGYARQDRRVRSARVPITAKVVADFLSSVGVDRVLTCDLHAEQIQGFFDVPVDNVFGSPVLLEDMLGKELDNPVVVSPDIGGVVRARAVAKLLDDSDLAIIDKRRPQANVAQVMHIIGDVQGRDCIIVDDMIDTGGTLCKAAEALKEHGANRVFAYATHPVFSGNAAKNIAESVIDEVIVTDTIPLSPEIAALSKVTQLTMSSVMAEAIRRVSNEESISAMFKH, from the coding sequence GTGCCTGACATTAAACTATTTGCCGGTAACGCAACACCCAGTCTCGCAAAGAAGATAGCAGATCGTCTATTTTGTAAACTTGGAGACGCAGAGGTTGGCGTTTTCAGCGACGGTGAAATCAGTGTCCAGATTAACGAAAATGTACGTGGGGCGGATGTATTTATCATTCAATCTACTTGTGCACCGACTAACGATAACCTGATGGAACTTATCGTTATGGTTGATGCGTTACGTCGCGCTTCAGCTGGCCGTATTACTGCGGTTATTCCTTATTTTGGTTACGCACGTCAAGATCGTCGTGTTCGTAGCGCTCGTGTACCTATCACGGCAAAAGTCGTTGCCGATTTCTTATCGAGCGTCGGCGTTGACCGCGTACTAACTTGTGATCTTCATGCTGAGCAAATCCAAGGTTTCTTCGATGTGCCTGTTGATAACGTATTTGGTAGCCCAGTACTGTTAGAAGATATGTTAGGCAAAGAGTTGGATAACCCCGTTGTGGTTTCTCCAGATATTGGTGGTGTTGTACGTGCTCGTGCTGTCGCAAAGCTACTTGATGATTCTGACTTAGCGATCATCGATAAGCGTCGTCCACAGGCAAACGTTGCTCAAGTCATGCACATCATAGGTGATGTACAGGGCCGTGATTGCATTATCGTTGATGACATGATCGATACCGGTGGAACACTTTGCAAAGCGGCCGAAGCATTAAAAGAACACGGTGCCAACCGCGTTTTTGCTTACGCAACTCACCCAGTATTCTCAGGCAATGCGGCGAAGAACATCGCTGAGTCTGTTATCGATGAAGTTATCGTTACCGATACTATTCCACTAAGTCCTGAAATTGCGGCGTTAAGCAAGGTAACTCAGCTAACTATGTCATCAGTGATGGCTGAAGCCATTCGCCGAGTGAGCAACGAAGAGTCTATCTCTGCAATGTTCAAGCATTAA